In Hevea brasiliensis isolate MT/VB/25A 57/8 chromosome 13, ASM3005281v1, whole genome shotgun sequence, a single genomic region encodes these proteins:
- the LOC110649640 gene encoding uncharacterized protein LOC110649640, whose protein sequence is MPETSEESGKEAANSEHHRVNLRDSEYVRLVISNEPGVAEPEDTHILQTEANARIKSLIWWIKALALCILLIILLLILLKWGVPFLFEKVLLPIMQWEATAFGRPVLALVLVASLALFPVFLIPSGPSMWLAGMIFGYGIGFVIIMVGTTIGMILPYLIGLLFRDRIHQWLKRWPQKAAMIRLAGEGSWFHQFQVVALFRVSPFPYTIFNYAIVITSMKFWPYLCGSVAGMVPEAFIYIYSGRLIRTFADVQYGNYHLTTLEIIYNVISGIIAIITTVAFTVYAKRALQELERAETTEEVPAYNPGSYEMGKLPLERSNHVGLSSFPS, encoded by the exons ATGCCAGAGACCTCTGAGGAGTCTGGCAAAGAAGCTGCAAACTCTGAGCATCACCGTGTGAATTTAAGGGACAGTGAATATGTTAGGCTTGTTATTTCCAATGAGCCAGGAGTAGCTGAACCTGAAGACACCCACATATTGCAAACTGAAGCAAATGCAAGGATTAAATCTTTAATTTGGTGGATCAAAGCTTTGGCACTATGCATTCTCCTGATTATACTTCTTCTTATTTTATTGAAATGGGGAGTGCCATTTCTTTTTGAGAAG GTTCTCTTGCCTATCATGCAATGGGAAGCAACTGCCTTTGGCCGTCCAGTCCTTGCACTTGTGCTAGTTGCTTCTCTGGCCTTGTTCCCTGTGTTTTTAATTCCTTCAGGACCTTCCATGTGGTTGGCTGGGATGATTTTTGGATATGGTATCGGGTTTGTCATAATTATGGTTGGAACTACTATTGGAATGATCTTACCCTATTTGATAGGGCTACTGTTTCGTGACCGCATCCAT CAATGGCTAAAAAGATGGCCCCAGAAAGCTGCTATGATCAGGCTTGCTGGGGAAGGGAGTTGGTTCCATCAATTTCAAGTAGTTGCACTCTTTAGAGTTTCACCATTTCCATACACAATTTTCAACTATGCGATTGTGATAACAAGTATGAAATTTTGGCCATATTTATGTGGTTCAGTTGCTGGAATGGTGCCAGAAGCTTTTATCTATATCTATAG TGGTAGGTTAATAAGGACATTTGCTGATGTGCAATATGGGAACTATCACTTGACTACTTTGGAAATCATATATAATGTCATCTCCGGCATTATCGCTATCATTACCACAGTCGCTTTCACTGTTTACGCAAAAAGAGCTTTGCAAGAGCTTGAAAGGGCAGAGACTACTGAAGAAGTTCCTGCCTACAATCCAGGCAGTTACGAGATGGGAAAGCTCCCACTTGAAAGGAGTAATCATGTAGGTTTGTCATCTTTCCCATCATAG
- the LOC110649643 gene encoding 40S ribosomal protein S27-2, with translation MVLQNDIDLLNPPAELEKRKHKLKRLVQSPNSFFMDVKCQGCFNITTVFSHSQTVVVCGNCQTVLCQPTGGRARLTEGCSFRRKGD, from the exons ATG GTTCTTCAAAACGATATTGATTTGCTCAATCCTCCGGCCGAGCTCGAGAAGAGGAAGCACAAGCTCAAGCGCCTCGTGCAGTCTCCTAACTCATTTTTTATG GATGTGAAATGCCAGGGCTGCTTCAACAT AACTACTGTGTTTAGTCACTCGCAAACAGTGGTGGTGTGTGGGAATTGCCAGACAGTATTGTGCCAACCAACCGGTGGGCGTGCAAGGCTTACAGAGGGTTGCTCTTTCAGGAGGAAGGGTGATTGA
- the LOC110649637 gene encoding putative clathrin assembly protein At1g33340 → MRVDIQGKLKLAIGTVKDHAAIGKAMIYNHEGKCFSDIEIAVVRATAHDNVPIDDKHMHQILFLVSNAPGSVPFLAERISRRLSKTKDPLVALKSLLLIHRILRGGNRYFEQQLRCSHISGHLQISTCWFFRTSNFSSDPCVSFLHKYAAYLEERIGWVINQAGKLEPVNVLSQGLQFKSYDEKWIDMIFRELPKCQVFIDKVLDCSPIHILPSDNLAQAAMSNTLKESFQVYMTYCEGIAALVNMFFDFTMPARALACQILQRASQQSQKLHNLYENCKRIIDNKNLEYPIVQIISMDHVKTLEQCSKYHSPILECLANKPTKLKAKGDQKDHATNNFSLSSALFSCTLETKISKVWVVFEDEDHHENFPCQQAK, encoded by the coding sequence ATGAGGGTGGACATACAAGGCAAGTTGAAGCTAGCTATTGGCACAGTGAAAGATCATGCAGCTATTGGCAAAGCCATGATCTACAATCATGAAGGCAAATGCTTTTCCGATATAGAGATCGCAGTTGTGCGTGCAACTGCTCATGATAATGTCCCTATTGACGATAAACACATGCATCAAATCCTTTTCTTGGTCTCAAATGCTCCAGGATCCGTCCCTTTTCTTGCTGAGAGGATCTCTCGCCGTCTTTCCAAGACAAAAGATCCTCTCGTAGCCCTTAAGTCTCTCTTGCTTATTCATCGAATCCTCCGCGGAGGCAATCGTTACTTTGAGCAACAGCTTCGTTGCTCACATATTTCTGGTCATCTTCAAATCAGCACCTGCTGGTTCTTCAGAACGTCCAATTTCTCTTCTGATCCTTGTGTTTCTTTCCTTCATAAGTATGCTGCTTATCTTGAAGAAAGAATAGGTTGGGTCATTAACCAGGCAGGAAAGCTTGAACCTGTTAATGTTTTGTCTCAAGGGCTGCAATTTAAGTCTTATGATGAGAAGTGGATTGATATGATATTTCGTGAACTTCCAAAGTGTCAAGTCTTTATAGATAAGGTCTTGGATTGTTCTCCAATTCATATTCTACCTTCAGATAATCTTGCTCAGGCAGCCATGAGTAACACCTTGAAAGAGAGCTTCCAAGTTTACATGACATATTGTGAAGGAATAGCAGCACTTGTTAATATGTTCTTTGATTTCACTATGCCTGCCAGAGCCTTGGCCTGCCAGATACTCCAGAGAGCGTCTCAGCAAAGCCAAAAGCTTCATAATCTGTATGAGAATTGCAAAAGAATTATTGATAATAAGAACTTGGAGTACCCAATAGTGCAAATCATCTCCATGGATCATGTGAAGACATTGGAGCAGTGTTCAAAGTATCATTCTCCTATACTGGAATGCCTTGCAAATAAGCCAACCAAGTTGAAAGCAAAAGGAGATCAAAAGGATCATGCAACTAATAATTTTAGCTTGTCTTCTGCTCTTTTCTCATGTACCCTGGAGACCAAAATAAGCAAGGTGTGGGTGGTGTTTGAAGATGAAGATCATCATGAAAATTTCCCATGTCAACAGGCCAAGTAG